A single genomic interval of Syntrophobotulus glycolicus DSM 8271 harbors:
- the spoIIIAD gene encoding stage III sporulation protein AD, which yields MDFTQLVGLALIVAILGTVIKQFRPEIAIQMSILAGILIFLFIMNKIELVAALMEKLAEQANVSSYYLFIVFKIVGIAYLAEFAGQICRDAGEASIATKVEIAAKVTVVIMAIPIIMAIIESISQLLV from the coding sequence GTGGATTTTACACAGCTTGTGGGGTTAGCCCTTATTGTTGCAATTTTAGGAACGGTGATTAAGCAATTCAGACCGGAAATCGCTATTCAAATGAGCATCCTGGCCGGAATACTGATCTTTTTATTTATCATGAACAAAATTGAGCTTGTGGCCGCTCTAATGGAAAAATTGGCTGAGCAGGCCAATGTCAGTTCCTATTACTTGTTCATTGTGTTTAAAATCGTGGGAATTGCTTATCTGGCTGAATTCGCCGGACAGATCTGCCGGGATGCAGGGGAAGCTTCGATTGCCACCAAGGTCGAAATCGCAGCTAAAGTCACGGTTGTCATCATGGCAATTCCGATTATTATGGCTATTATCGAATCAATTTCGCAGCTTTTGGTATAA
- the spoIIIAE gene encoding stage III sporulation protein AE encodes MKKEYWLGIVIMFILAFWAIPVLAETTETVDLAEEIDLSQFKGFLDQVDRDTQQTLPSLSLSNIFEGLKSGSIELSVQDILQQIFSAAIKEFLKNIPLVSKLLVLAILCAVINQLQTTFTGEVSKLSKLLTYFVLAGMALVSFQSAISIGISAIDRMVSFMQAVLPVMYTILLAMGNITSGALFKPLVMGSLVFLATIVKSIVLPLFLVSAVLRVFNHISGQFKLSKLAGLLEFGGKTAIGFIMTVFLGVMTIQGATGGVADSVTLRTAKYSADLVPVVGKYFKDAVELVASSGLILKSAVGIIALLAIILYTLSPIIQIIAMIITFKLSAALVEPLGEQELAESLQDIAKGLLQICITVAAVSVMFFITLSIIIGVGDLTVMLR; translated from the coding sequence ATGAAAAAAGAGTATTGGCTGGGAATTGTAATCATGTTCATTTTAGCTTTCTGGGCAATTCCTGTGCTGGCCGAAACTACGGAAACCGTTGATTTGGCCGAAGAAATTGACCTATCGCAATTCAAAGGCTTTCTTGACCAAGTTGACAGGGATACTCAGCAAACGCTGCCGAGCTTATCATTGAGCAATATCTTTGAAGGACTGAAAAGTGGCAGCATTGAGCTTAGCGTTCAGGATATTCTGCAGCAAATCTTTTCAGCGGCAATCAAGGAATTTTTAAAAAATATCCCTTTGGTAAGCAAACTTTTGGTTTTGGCCATCCTTTGCGCAGTGATTAACCAGCTTCAGACAACCTTTACCGGTGAGGTCAGCAAGCTCTCCAAACTGCTTACTTATTTTGTTTTAGCGGGGATGGCTTTAGTCTCTTTTCAATCCGCGATCAGCATTGGGATCAGCGCCATCGACCGAATGGTTTCGTTTATGCAAGCAGTGCTGCCGGTGATGTATACCATCCTCCTGGCAATGGGAAATATCACCAGCGGCGCCTTGTTTAAGCCTCTGGTCATGGGCAGTCTGGTTTTTTTGGCGACAATAGTGAAAAGCATTGTTTTGCCGCTGTTTTTAGTGAGTGCCGTGCTTCGAGTGTTCAACCATATTTCCGGCCAGTTTAAATTGAGCAAACTGGCAGGACTTTTGGAATTCGGCGGAAAAACAGCGATCGGCTTTATTATGACAGTATTTCTGGGGGTAATGACAATCCAAGGCGCGACAGGAGGAGTGGCGGACAGTGTAACCTTAAGGACGGCGAAATATTCCGCAGACCTGGTTCCGGTAGTGGGCAAATATTTTAAAGATGCCGTAGAACTGGTCGCCAGCTCCGGCCTGATCCTGAAAAGCGCGGTGGGGATCATCGCGCTTCTGGCAATTATTCTCTATACTCTTTCACCGATCATTCAGATCATTGCCATGATTATCACATTTAAGCTTTCTGCTGCCCTGGTTGAGCCGCTCGGCGAACAGGAGCTGGCCGAGAGTCTCCAGGATATTGCTAAAGGTTTGCTGCAAATATGTATTACCGTAGCGGCAGTAAGCGTCATGTTTTTTATTACGTTATCGATCATCATCGGAGTTGGTGACCTGACTGTCATGTTGAGGTGA
- a CDS encoding SpoIIIAH-like family protein, giving the protein MSNKRYRPYFFGGVTCYLIVILAAVFLFHAKSSYSEVGTEQNSREIIFKSELGEPAENGRNYFVNYRLKREEYREESKEMLKVLLQSDVAKNREEAQTRWLELSKKMAQEGEIENILKLKGFEDLVAEVNQQAVKVVLFSPSLTTEEINTVKNVVKDIVAQEAIIEVLVKYSGG; this is encoded by the coding sequence ATGTCCAATAAAAGATACAGGCCATATTTTTTCGGCGGAGTGACGTGTTATCTGATTGTGATCCTTGCTGCCGTATTTCTGTTCCATGCCAAAAGTTCTTATTCAGAGGTAGGGACAGAACAAAACTCCAGAGAAATTATATTTAAAAGTGAATTAGGGGAACCTGCTGAAAACGGCAGAAATTATTTTGTCAACTACCGCCTGAAAAGAGAAGAGTATCGTGAAGAGAGCAAAGAAATGCTCAAGGTGCTTTTACAATCCGATGTCGCAAAGAACAGGGAGGAAGCCCAGACAAGATGGCTGGAGCTCAGCAAAAAAATGGCGCAGGAAGGAGAGATCGAGAATATATTAAAGTTAAAAGGATTTGAAGATCTCGTTGCGGAGGTCAACCAGCAGGCAGTTAAGGTTGTCCTCTTCAGTCCCTCCCTGACAACTGAAGAAATAAATACCGTCAAGAATGTCGTGAAGGATATCGTTGCTCAGGAAGCAATCATTGAGGTTTTGGTCAAATATTCAGGAGGATAA
- a CDS encoding type II 3-dehydroquinate dehydratase, translated as MGSIYVFHGVNIHLLGTREPEIYGKMTLEEINQKIRFMAEQNSQKVECRQTNHEGVMVDWITALNPDDFLIINPGAWTHSSYALFDAIKGVGVPALEVHLSNIYARETFRAHSVIAGSCMGQISGLGSDSYLLALAYALEFQRFRDHEGIKNEEDK; from the coding sequence ATGGGCAGTATTTATGTTTTTCACGGTGTAAATATTCATTTGCTGGGGACAAGAGAGCCTGAGATTTACGGCAAAATGACTTTAGAAGAAATCAATCAGAAAATCAGGTTTATGGCAGAACAAAATTCCCAGAAAGTGGAGTGCCGTCAAACCAATCATGAGGGAGTAATGGTTGACTGGATAACAGCGTTAAACCCGGATGATTTTTTAATCATCAATCCGGGGGCGTGGACCCATTCCAGTTACGCGCTTTTTGATGCCATTAAAGGAGTAGGTGTCCCTGCTCTTGAAGTACATCTTTCCAATATTTATGCCAGAGAAACTTTTCGCGCCCATTCCGTGATCGCAGGTTCCTGTATGGGACAGATCAGCGGATTAGGCTCGGACAGTTATCTGCTTGCTTTAGCCTATGCCTTAGAATTTCAAAGATTTCGCGATCATGAAGGGATTAAAAATGAAGAGGATAAATGA
- a CDS encoding stage III sporulation protein AF yields MEGLKLLIKNLTFILLLASVLELLLPNKSMRGFVQLIMGLFVISAVLTPMTDLIKVKLPNQIPAFADQSASDLPVLAAGGEDKNVGESAVNEQYKKILVGQVKTLAEENEVFINKVEIELEKDYDRTSYPKVEKIIIALENPSNVNVDDLRATGSDFKEKVALFLQVPENIIEIM; encoded by the coding sequence ATGGAAGGATTAAAACTACTCATAAAAAATCTGACATTTATTCTTTTACTGGCTTCTGTTCTGGAACTGCTCTTACCCAATAAATCAATGAGAGGGTTTGTGCAGTTAATCATGGGCCTGTTTGTCATCTCAGCGGTATTGACGCCCATGACCGATTTGATTAAGGTCAAGCTGCCCAATCAAATACCGGCTTTTGCCGATCAGTCCGCTTCTGATCTCCCTGTTCTCGCTGCCGGAGGAGAAGACAAGAACGTGGGAGAATCAGCCGTAAATGAACAATACAAAAAAATTCTTGTCGGACAGGTCAAAACATTGGCCGAAGAAAATGAGGTTTTCATCAATAAAGTGGAAATTGAACTGGAAAAGGATTATGACAGGACATCCTATCCAAAAGTAGAAAAAATCATCATCGCTCTGGAAAATCCGTCTAATGTGAATGTCGATGATTTAAGGGCAACCGGCAGTGATTTTAAAGAAAAAGTAGCCCTGTTTTTACAGGTTCCTGAAAATATTATCGAGATAATGTAG
- the spoIIIAA gene encoding stage III sporulation protein AA — MKLSITPLIKTARNNPGSDVFTGAWFAGRLQAAIEKALKNHQKEKDLVEEIRIRINQPLILRTGKTEYFISPAGEDCHEQESIRITKEDIDTTLEKMTFSSLYAVEEELRQGFLTLPGGHRVGLAGEVLLEKGSVRSLKHISALNIRIAHELEGETKLLQYLLDQEKDICNTLIISPPRAGKTTVLRMLIKTLSNGLPAIQLAGQPVGVVDERGEIAGIWQGIPAFDLGIRTDILDRTPKALGIAMLIRSMSPSVVAVDELGAPEDVRSLEDAVRCGVKIIATAHAGSIEEIRERKQINGLLEQKVFRRIVLLSRRKGPGTLEKVFDPLDNRAIYSAGGDQKCW; from the coding sequence ATGAAACTCAGTATCACTCCTTTGATCAAAACTGCCAGGAACAATCCGGGATCTGATGTCTTTACGGGCGCTTGGTTTGCCGGCAGACTGCAAGCCGCTATAGAAAAAGCGCTAAAGAATCACCAGAAGGAAAAGGACTTGGTGGAGGAAATCAGAATCAGGATCAATCAGCCCCTGATCCTGCGGACAGGAAAAACAGAGTATTTTATTTCCCCGGCGGGTGAGGATTGTCACGAGCAGGAAAGCATAAGGATCACCAAAGAGGATATCGACACAACCTTGGAAAAGATGACCTTCAGTTCTCTGTATGCCGTTGAGGAGGAGCTGCGGCAGGGTTTTCTGACTCTGCCCGGGGGGCATAGAGTAGGCCTGGCAGGCGAGGTACTGCTGGAAAAAGGGTCTGTTCGCAGTCTTAAGCATATTTCGGCTTTAAATATCAGGATAGCACACGAGCTTGAGGGGGAAACAAAGCTTCTTCAATATTTGCTCGATCAAGAAAAAGACATCTGCAATACCCTGATCATATCCCCGCCAAGAGCAGGGAAAACAACTGTCCTACGCATGCTGATCAAAACCCTGAGCAATGGTCTGCCGGCAATTCAGCTGGCCGGACAACCGGTAGGAGTCGTTGATGAACGGGGTGAAATAGCGGGAATCTGGCAGGGAATACCGGCTTTCGATCTCGGGATCCGGACAGATATTCTGGACCGGACGCCCAAGGCTTTAGGGATTGCCATGCTGATTCGTTCCATGTCCCCCTCAGTGGTGGCAGTTGACGAGCTTGGCGCGCCTGAAGATGTCCGGTCGCTTGAGGATGCTGTAAGATGCGGTGTAAAAATAATAGCCACAGCCCATGCCGGATCAATTGAAGAGATCCGGGAAAGAAAGCAAATCAATGGACTTTTGGAGCAAAAGGTTTTTCGCAGGATCGTTCTATTAAGCCGGAGAAAGGGGCCAGGGACCTTGGAAAAGGTATTTGATCCGCTAGACAACAGAGCAATCTATTCAGCCGGAGGTGATCAGAAATGCTGGTGA
- a CDS encoding Asp23/Gls24 family envelope stress response protein has protein sequence MENPNIESSQGSVRIADEVVEVIAGMAASEVPGVAELNAGFVGDIANMLGRGKNMSKGIKVEAGEKEATVDLFIAVEYGVSIPEVAKKVQEVVKEAIEGMTGLSVLEINVNIQGIVFKTQQNETKEDKMA, from the coding sequence ATGGAAAATCCAAATATTGAGAGTTCTCAAGGATCAGTACGGATTGCGGATGAGGTCGTTGAGGTTATTGCCGGCATGGCGGCATCGGAGGTGCCCGGCGTAGCGGAATTGAATGCCGGATTTGTTGGTGATATTGCCAATATGCTGGGACGCGGTAAAAACATGTCTAAAGGGATTAAAGTTGAAGCCGGTGAAAAGGAAGCAACAGTTGACTTGTTTATTGCGGTTGAATACGGCGTATCCATCCCTGAAGTTGCCAAAAAGGTCCAGGAGGTCGTCAAGGAAGCGATTGAAGGAATGACCGGTCTTAGTGTGTTGGAGATCAATGTGAACATACAGGGAATTGTTTTTAAAACTCAGCAGAATGAAACGAAAGAAGATAAGATGGCCTGA
- a CDS encoding stage III sporulation protein AG: MKFFKEENMEKIVYGVILLIVVSAIFIFTGRQTDEQVLAPKTEAQSTGSSQENSQIETLEKNLAEKISSTLEQMRGVGQVKVLVTLSSGLKKEYAKDESVTKRDSKVTDKQGSVQETTETTENDKLVVPSNAVPVIVMEESPQIAGVLIIAQGASNPQIREEIFTAVKTLLSIQAEKINVSPMEVEQYVQ; encoded by the coding sequence ATGAAGTTTTTTAAAGAAGAAAATATGGAAAAAATTGTTTATGGGGTCATCCTTTTGATCGTTGTTTCAGCAATATTCATATTTACTGGCAGACAAACGGACGAACAGGTCTTGGCCCCTAAAACCGAGGCTCAAAGCACCGGCAGCTCCCAGGAAAATTCTCAAATTGAAACCCTGGAAAAAAATTTAGCGGAAAAAATATCCTCTACTCTGGAACAGATGAGGGGGGTTGGACAAGTCAAAGTACTGGTCACGCTCAGTTCAGGTCTCAAAAAAGAATATGCCAAAGATGAAAGCGTCACCAAAAGAGATTCCAAAGTAACGGATAAACAGGGAAGTGTTCAGGAGACAACGGAAACCACGGAAAATGATAAGCTCGTTGTCCCCTCAAATGCGGTGCCTGTCATTGTTATGGAAGAGAGTCCCCAAATTGCCGGAGTTTTAATTATTGCCCAGGGAGCAAGTAATCCGCAAATCAGGGAGGAAATTTTTACAGCAGTAAAAACTCTTTTAAGTATCCAAGCTGAAAAAATTAATGTTTCGCCAATGGAGGTAGAACAATATGTCCAATAA
- the spoIIIAC gene encoding stage III sporulation protein AC, whose amino-acid sequence MNFDLVFKAAGVGLIVGILVLILEQYNKKEQAQLVTIAGVIVVLYIVLQSLSDLMVLVKSVFKLY is encoded by the coding sequence ATGAACTTTGATTTAGTTTTTAAAGCTGCGGGGGTTGGCCTGATTGTGGGAATACTCGTGCTCATCCTGGAACAGTACAACAAAAAAGAACAGGCTCAATTAGTCACTATTGCGGGGGTAATTGTTGTTCTCTATATTGTCCTCCAGAGCTTATCCGATTTGATGGTGCTCGTAAAAAGCGTATTCAAACTGTATTAG
- the efp gene encoding elongation factor P produces the protein MISSNDFKTGVTIEVDGDVYQLVEFQHVKPGKGAAFVRTKIKNVKTGSVVERKFNAGEKVARARLDRREVQYLYKEEEQFIVMDNETFEQTSLTAAQIGDEVKWLKENMNLGVLFHNDQVIGVDLPNTVELRVIETEPGVKGDTATGGTKAAVVETGATVQVPFFVNQEDVLVIDTRTGSYVSRA, from the coding sequence ATGATTTCTTCGAATGATTTTAAAACCGGTGTAACAATTGAAGTAGACGGGGATGTATATCAGCTTGTAGAATTCCAGCATGTTAAACCGGGTAAAGGAGCTGCCTTTGTCAGAACCAAGATCAAAAATGTCAAAACCGGTTCTGTTGTGGAAAGAAAATTTAATGCGGGAGAAAAAGTCGCCAGGGCCCGTCTGGACAGAAGAGAAGTGCAGTATCTTTATAAAGAAGAAGAGCAGTTTATTGTGATGGATAATGAAACATTTGAACAAACCAGCTTGACTGCCGCTCAGATCGGGGATGAGGTCAAATGGCTGAAGGAAAATATGAATTTAGGTGTTCTTTTCCATAATGATCAGGTCATTGGCGTTGATCTTCCGAACACGGTTGAACTCAGGGTCATTGAAACTGAACCCGGTGTTAAGGGGGATACGGCTACGGGCGGTACCAAAGCTGCTGTTGTTGAAACCGGAGCCACAGTTCAAGTTCCTTTCTTTGTGAATCAGGAGGATGTCCTTGTTATTGATACCCGGACAGGAAGTTATGTTTCCAGAGCTTAA
- a CDS encoding M24 family metallopeptidase, with protein MKRINELRKIMAEGQIDGQIVHSPVNIFYLSGFTGTTATLYITQDAAYLFTDFRYLEQASEEAAGFEVIPVRKNSLDILAGYFAGADKIGFEEQFVTVSYFQKLLELKSKESFIPCSDSLAELRQTKDEKEISLITEAVKIADQALFKTIPRIKEGVSEQEIAVHLEFEMRKAGASGTSFDFIVASGPRSAMPHGRASEKKIAKGEIVLLDIGAKYQGYCSDLTRTFFCGEPDQKFRDLYQIVLEAQQAAIRAIKPGIQGKEIDAVARKIIAEAGYGEFFGHDLGHSVGLDIHEKPGFGSKEETRLEPGMVITVEPGIYLQGWGGIRIEDMVQVTKNGVKVLTQSPKQFIISD; from the coding sequence ATGAAGAGGATAAATGAACTTCGAAAAATCATGGCTGAAGGCCAGATCGACGGACAAATTGTTCATTCACCGGTGAACATATTTTACCTGAGCGGGTTTACAGGGACAACCGCTACCCTTTATATCACTCAGGATGCGGCATATTTATTCACGGATTTTCGCTATTTGGAACAGGCTTCTGAAGAGGCTGCAGGATTTGAAGTGATTCCTGTCCGGAAAAACAGCCTGGATATTTTAGCCGGTTACTTTGCCGGAGCTGACAAAATCGGTTTTGAAGAACAATTTGTGACAGTAAGCTATTTTCAAAAATTGCTTGAATTGAAAAGTAAGGAAAGCTTCATTCCCTGCTCAGATTCACTGGCGGAGCTCAGGCAAACAAAAGATGAAAAGGAAATCTCCCTCATCACTGAGGCTGTCAAAATTGCCGATCAAGCACTGTTTAAGACAATACCTCGGATTAAAGAAGGGGTGTCAGAACAGGAAATAGCGGTTCATCTGGAGTTTGAGATGCGTAAAGCCGGTGCTTCCGGTACTTCCTTTGACTTTATTGTTGCTTCCGGTCCAAGGTCCGCCATGCCGCATGGCAGAGCTTCCGAGAAGAAAATAGCCAAGGGAGAGATTGTCCTCCTGGATATTGGCGCAAAATATCAGGGCTATTGTTCCGATTTGACCAGAACATTTTTTTGCGGGGAACCCGATCAGAAATTCAGGGACCTTTATCAAATCGTTCTTGAGGCGCAGCAAGCCGCAATCCGGGCGATAAAGCCGGGAATTCAGGGCAAAGAGATTGATGCAGTTGCCAGAAAAATCATTGCGGAAGCCGGGTACGGCGAATTTTTCGGCCATGATCTGGGACATTCTGTCGGTCTTGACATTCATGAAAAACCTGGATTTGGCAGTAAAGAAGAGACAAGACTAGAACCGGGAATGGTCATTACGGTTGAGCCGGGAATCTATCTTCAGGGCTGGGGCGGAATCCGGATTGAGGATATGGTTCAGGTCACGAAAAATGGAGTCAAAGTCTTGACACAATCCCCAAAGCAGTTCATTATTAGTGATTGA
- a CDS encoding stage III sporulation protein AB yields MLVIGYLGLIAGLGCLGLLQASRIKRRPKELREVINAMALLDTEIVWGITPLPEAFGILKERSEEPWNQFFAELEKQLLKGENMRTAWLDTTKKLRSRFCLSEDDWKVIMDISKGLGRSDKAEQHKQLALAQKHLEAIKESAGEDAEKKAKMWSYLGFLSGAALVILII; encoded by the coding sequence ATGCTGGTGATCGGTTATCTGGGTTTAATCGCCGGTCTGGGCTGTCTCGGGCTTCTTCAGGCTTCAAGAATCAAAAGAAGGCCTAAAGAGCTGAGAGAGGTGATCAATGCCATGGCACTTTTGGATACGGAAATTGTCTGGGGAATTACCCCCCTTCCGGAGGCCTTCGGCATCTTAAAAGAGCGGAGCGAAGAGCCCTGGAACCAATTTTTCGCAGAGTTGGAAAAACAATTGCTTAAAGGTGAAAATATGAGAACTGCCTGGCTGGATACCACGAAAAAGCTGCGCAGCAGGTTTTGCCTGAGTGAAGATGATTGGAAAGTGATTATGGATATCAGCAAAGGGTTGGGACGCTCAGATAAGGCTGAACAGCACAAACAGCTGGCATTGGCGCAAAAACACTTGGAAGCGATCAAAGAGAGTGCGGGTGAAGATGCGGAAAAGAAAGCAAAAATGTGGTCGTATCTCGGTTTTCTTTCAGGAGCCGCATTAGTCATTCTCATCATTTAG